From Candidatus Sphingomonas colombiensis, one genomic window encodes:
- a CDS encoding site-specific integrase: protein MAASNAKNQIRGQIVKQAAYLVTEIRMASGEEMSLVVRRDSRIPDTYALRYVIVVHRVPGDSPKTIRNVSQGIATGLSFLEARGIDLMQRLASGRFLSRDELADFANRCLSRADGRKGAVVTSYAKRRYADFIRYLLWRFEAVIARARREDLRDLRTERNEFRSRAKAQQPRGNAGAAERDRSGLSEAQRKLLLEVIRPDSPKNPFVPKLRRRNHALILLHYRYGLRAGELAGLHRNDYKNLEQPPQLFVHIRHNNPDDRRARPARAKTRPRMIEVNGDAQDAMAVWLDHRSDRAAFPQSRKSRFLFVNEDGFEISIRAAFAIFERLRDVYPALGNFASHVLRHDMNERFVEEAEKHGWDEKQVREDQIYLNGWVEDTVMDSRYSRSAIAKRANSRIYDLQKKSVDI, encoded by the coding sequence ATGGCGGCTTCCAATGCGAAAAATCAAATACGCGGTCAAATTGTCAAGCAAGCGGCTTATCTCGTAACTGAGATCCGGATGGCGAGCGGCGAAGAAATGTCGCTCGTCGTCCGCCGCGACAGCCGCATCCCAGACACATACGCCCTTCGTTATGTGATCGTCGTTCATCGGGTGCCAGGCGATAGCCCCAAAACGATTCGTAACGTCTCCCAAGGTATCGCCACCGGGCTATCATTTCTGGAGGCCAGGGGCATCGACCTGATGCAACGGCTAGCTTCCGGCAGATTCCTTTCCCGCGACGAGTTGGCCGATTTTGCCAATCGTTGCCTGAGTCGTGCGGACGGACGGAAAGGCGCTGTCGTAACCTCGTATGCGAAGCGACGGTACGCCGACTTCATTCGATACCTGCTTTGGCGGTTTGAGGCCGTTATCGCACGAGCGCGCAGAGAAGACCTGAGGGACCTTAGGACGGAGCGGAATGAATTCCGCAGCCGCGCAAAAGCTCAACAGCCCAGAGGGAATGCCGGAGCTGCCGAACGCGATCGATCTGGCCTTTCCGAGGCGCAGCGCAAGCTGTTGCTGGAGGTGATCAGGCCAGATTCGCCGAAAAACCCCTTTGTGCCAAAGCTCCGGCGGCGAAACCACGCCCTGATCTTGCTGCACTATCGTTATGGGTTGCGAGCCGGCGAACTCGCGGGCTTGCATCGCAACGACTACAAAAATCTCGAGCAGCCGCCTCAGCTTTTCGTGCACATTCGCCATAACAACCCAGACGATCGCCGTGCACGTCCGGCAAGGGCGAAAACACGCCCTCGAATGATCGAGGTCAATGGCGATGCTCAGGATGCCATGGCCGTATGGCTCGACCACAGATCGGATCGCGCAGCGTTTCCTCAGTCACGAAAATCGCGCTTTCTCTTCGTCAATGAAGATGGGTTTGAGATTTCGATCCGAGCCGCGTTCGCTATCTTCGAGCGGCTTCGTGATGTTTATCCCGCCCTCGGCAATTTCGCTTCGCACGTCCTCCGCCACGATATGAACGAGCGGTTTGTCGAAGAGGCAGAGAAACACGGCTGGGATGAGAAGCAGGTCAGGGAGGATCAAATTTATCTGAACGGGTGGGTTGAGGATACGGTCATGGACAGTCGATATTCGCGGTCAGCTATAGCTAAACGCGCGAACAGTCGTATATACGATCTCCAGAAGAAGTCCGTCGATATATAA
- a CDS encoding dsDNA nuclease domain-containing protein: MKDDSTANAATEKVWPSIDDTAPTEEGGPEARKGFNYQDEVAVRFLLEMIENAHLLKIHFETHDDLVPVRHDPTIEAAIAEYVQVKAGEPDKLWSVADLCARDAKKVGTSIFEKSLARDQHKEVSRFRMITMRQVVKAIEPLTYKCGSGDRKLAQKAMDALHTEFAERMNGVASDKGNSAAYWLDNCEWEIRHDLTSMRAANANHLLRMSITAGHPLLFEQLDNLLDELRLMAKEAGAAKWIPDKAKKIVTRAEILAWWTKRLGDLVAQSSAQAGTKLTEKLAAVSLPDDVVALAIDLRRGYAAATRASRYMESEEGVQLVNRVQSEAASLRSKYLAGELATSGMGFHALCLAKMDEISAQVSAGPVDHAAFLKGCLYDIADRCLLRFELPK, from the coding sequence ATGAAGGATGACTCCACGGCGAATGCCGCCACAGAGAAGGTCTGGCCTTCGATCGATGATACTGCGCCCACCGAGGAGGGCGGTCCCGAGGCGCGTAAGGGATTTAACTATCAGGATGAAGTCGCAGTAAGATTTCTACTCGAGATGATCGAGAATGCGCATCTCCTGAAAATTCATTTTGAGACCCATGACGATTTGGTCCCCGTTCGCCACGATCCAACCATCGAGGCGGCGATCGCGGAATATGTCCAGGTCAAAGCCGGCGAGCCCGACAAACTGTGGTCCGTCGCCGACCTCTGTGCCCGGGATGCAAAGAAGGTTGGCACGTCAATCTTCGAGAAGTCTTTAGCGCGCGATCAGCACAAGGAAGTCTCCCGTTTCCGGATGATCACGATGCGGCAGGTCGTCAAGGCGATCGAGCCGCTCACTTACAAGTGCGGGTCGGGAGACCGGAAGCTCGCCCAAAAGGCGATGGACGCGCTTCACACCGAATTCGCCGAACGGATGAATGGCGTTGCGTCAGACAAGGGCAATAGCGCTGCCTACTGGCTCGATAATTGCGAATGGGAGATCCGGCACGACCTGACCTCGATGCGCGCGGCCAATGCGAACCACCTGCTAAGGATGAGCATCACCGCAGGCCATCCCCTGCTGTTTGAACAGCTTGATAATTTGCTCGACGAATTGCGCCTCATGGCCAAAGAAGCCGGCGCCGCCAAATGGATTCCCGATAAGGCCAAAAAGATCGTGACTCGGGCGGAGATTCTCGCCTGGTGGACCAAGCGCCTGGGTGATCTTGTCGCGCAATCCTCGGCTCAGGCCGGCACCAAATTGACCGAAAAACTGGCGGCTGTCAGCTTGCCCGACGACGTCGTCGCGCTCGCGATCGACCTGCGGCGCGGTTACGCCGCCGCCACGCGAGCGTCGCGCTATATGGAATCCGAAGAGGGCGTGCAGCTCGTCAACAGGGTCCAATCAGAAGCGGCGTCGCTTCGGTCGAAATATCTGGCCGGCGAGCTGGCGACAAGCGGCATGGGGTTCCACGCCCTGTGCCTCGCCAAGATGGACGAGATCAGCGCACAGGTCAGCGCAGGTCCGGTGGACCATGCCGCTTTTCTCAAGGGCTGCCTCTACGACATAGCAGACCGCTGCCTCCTACGTTTTGAGCTGCCCAAATGA
- a CDS encoding recombinase family protein, which translates to MAMIGYARVSTPDQDLSLQHDALRAVGCDRIFDDRVSGTKADRPGLAAALSYLRDGDVLVIWKFDRLGRSVQHLIETVDQLRERGVGLRSITEAVDTTTPGGRLLFHIFSALAQFERDLIVERTTAGLKAAEARGRKGGRTRVVTPEKLSRARRHIADGLTVREAAARLKIGKSALYDALSRDTEVAA; encoded by the coding sequence ATGGCTATGATCGGATATGCCAGGGTTTCTACCCCGGATCAGGACCTCAGCTTGCAGCATGACGCGCTCCGCGCCGTAGGCTGTGACCGCATCTTCGACGATCGAGTGTCGGGCACGAAGGCAGATCGGCCGGGCCTCGCTGCTGCGCTGTCCTATCTCCGCGACGGCGATGTGCTGGTGATCTGGAAGTTCGATCGCCTCGGTCGATCGGTCCAGCATCTCATCGAGACTGTCGACCAGCTTCGGGAGCGGGGTGTCGGCCTTCGGTCGATCACCGAAGCCGTCGACACGACCACGCCAGGCGGCCGCCTGCTATTCCACATCTTCAGCGCCCTTGCCCAATTTGAGCGCGACCTAATTGTCGAACGCACCACGGCCGGATTGAAGGCCGCCGAAGCTCGCGGCCGCAAGGGCGGCCGCACCCGCGTCGTGACGCCAGAGAAGCTATCTCGAGCTCGTCGGCACATTGCGGATGGCCTTACCGTGCGGGAGGCCGCTGCACGCCTGAAGATCGGGAAATCCGCGCTATATGATGCTCTATCGCGTGATACTGAGGTTGCCGCGTGA
- a CDS encoding AAA family ATPase yields the protein MPLIPEGQAIIRWIAANKAIPGVGAATATRLWQTYGPKLYDHLREGDVGAIAEIAGPFAAHVIAQEFRLLRNEVDVLQHFDRYGFDARTSIAASRLWGAGAIAKLDANPYVMALLQPWKIVDERALRLGVANDDPRRLIAAAGDVVARRYRGFERMSGGHTAGTRNDFIRGLRSLLGRQSETLAELAFDLALTAGELVQCGELYQGRGPALMERAIEKAIVDRTGDSLISQTAIASAITETEAHLGFALDPTQVAAINLAVGRRFCVVDGPAGTGKSTVTRAIMVATQKVGRAYYQIALSGRAAKRLVEATSHEAMTVHRFLKALTNGALKLSAATLLIDEASMISTPNLWQIITWVPADTNIILVGDPGQLPPIGAGNPLRALVASDGVARATLDQIHRQKGESPIPTVAQFVRKGGMPLLPAFDPRDPDRAGVYIVACPSADVPRKVLDTFEAFVGEPVDVPDRDAMRRLHGARTQILGMTIHGPAGVRAISDAVERRWLHGQPQIPMWGFAEGSKILWTKNSYNHDTGLLGADGTARTVDIMNGSLGVVQRQTSEGARTLFDDDEVGAVDIRISNLQRVLRGWAITVHKAQGSAFERVIVPIVPSRLLDRLMLYTAITRARRTVVLVGDPEVLFSAAEARGRAATRLQCLLRS from the coding sequence TTGCCCCTGATCCCCGAGGGGCAGGCGATCATCCGTTGGATCGCCGCCAACAAGGCCATCCCGGGCGTGGGAGCCGCGACCGCAACGCGATTGTGGCAGACATACGGTCCAAAACTCTACGATCATCTGCGCGAAGGTGATGTCGGCGCGATTGCCGAGATCGCTGGTCCGTTCGCCGCTCATGTCATCGCCCAGGAATTCCGCCTGCTTCGCAACGAGGTGGACGTCCTCCAACATTTTGATCGTTATGGCTTCGACGCCAGAACATCGATCGCCGCCAGTCGCCTTTGGGGGGCGGGCGCGATCGCGAAGCTGGACGCAAATCCGTACGTCATGGCGTTGCTCCAGCCGTGGAAGATAGTTGATGAGCGCGCGCTCAGGCTTGGTGTCGCAAACGATGATCCGCGAAGGCTGATCGCAGCGGCCGGCGACGTGGTCGCCCGGCGATACCGAGGCTTCGAGCGGATGTCCGGCGGACACACTGCCGGCACGCGGAACGATTTTATTCGCGGCCTGCGCAGTCTGCTTGGCCGTCAGTCCGAAACGCTGGCCGAGCTGGCGTTCGATCTCGCTCTAACCGCTGGCGAGCTGGTCCAGTGTGGCGAACTCTATCAGGGGCGCGGGCCTGCCTTGATGGAGCGTGCGATCGAGAAGGCGATCGTCGATCGTACAGGCGACAGCCTCATCAGCCAGACGGCCATCGCCTCCGCGATCACTGAAACAGAGGCGCATCTTGGCTTCGCCCTCGACCCCACGCAGGTCGCCGCGATAAATCTCGCCGTTGGGCGGCGGTTCTGCGTTGTCGACGGTCCTGCAGGCACCGGCAAGAGCACGGTTACCAGAGCCATCATGGTAGCGACGCAGAAGGTTGGACGAGCATATTACCAGATCGCCCTGAGCGGCCGCGCCGCCAAGCGGCTTGTCGAGGCAACCAGCCACGAGGCGATGACCGTGCATCGCTTCCTCAAGGCTTTGACAAATGGCGCCCTGAAGCTCTCGGCGGCGACGCTGCTGATCGACGAGGCATCGATGATTTCGACGCCCAACCTCTGGCAAATTATCACATGGGTTCCCGCAGACACCAATATCATCCTCGTTGGCGATCCCGGGCAGCTTCCCCCAATCGGCGCTGGGAACCCGCTTAGGGCTCTGGTGGCATCTGATGGCGTCGCTCGAGCAACGCTCGACCAGATCCACCGGCAGAAAGGCGAGAGCCCCATTCCGACCGTCGCGCAATTCGTCCGAAAAGGCGGAATGCCGTTGCTGCCCGCGTTTGATCCTCGCGATCCCGATCGGGCCGGCGTGTACATTGTAGCGTGCCCGTCAGCCGACGTTCCTCGTAAGGTTCTCGATACCTTCGAGGCATTTGTCGGTGAGCCGGTAGATGTCCCGGACCGCGATGCGATGCGCCGCCTGCATGGCGCGCGGACGCAGATACTGGGCATGACTATTCACGGACCGGCTGGCGTTCGCGCTATTTCGGATGCGGTCGAAAGGCGCTGGCTCCACGGGCAGCCTCAAATTCCGATGTGGGGTTTTGCTGAAGGAAGCAAAATCCTGTGGACGAAAAACAGCTACAATCATGACACCGGGCTGCTCGGCGCGGACGGAACGGCCCGTACGGTCGACATCATGAACGGCAGCCTTGGAGTCGTTCAGCGGCAAACTTCCGAAGGCGCTCGTACGCTCTTCGACGATGATGAGGTCGGCGCTGTAGATATCCGAATCTCGAACCTGCAGAGGGTGCTGCGCGGTTGGGCGATCACCGTCCACAAGGCGCAAGGATCCGCCTTTGAGCGGGTAATTGTTCCTATCGTCCCGAGCAGGCTCCTCGACAGGCTGATGCTTTACACCGCGATCACCCGGGCTCGTCGAACGGTCGTCCTCGTTGGTGACCCAGAGGTTTTATTCAGCGCGGCGGAAGCGCGAGGCCGAGCGGCCACGCGACTGCAATGCCTTCTTCGGTCTTAA
- a CDS encoding tyrosine-type recombinase/integrase: MKNSGLIDLFSEFPEEELEDALVQSSSGDVIDTSGDIWRIATDGVVSWTEFSIVDYRVTRALKAFVRHLIRNNAATYVVGQHKFMRLLAKEPIAGELNIAVSRDRMLDRGFFERYKEFVRGRVSEENVGFYTGGFVRWYIWATDAGFDLFDPDVASGFESLQIGGNPRGRAVLSHDINRGPLRGVEMTQLRSALKAAQAAGRLDLADLVLVWLMVALGTNPRNLVLLEEQDYIRTKLEDGQIVHELRIPRIKKRTAGERDQFRVRRLVPEIGELVAKLIARNQGAQHIDGAIRPIFRRPKPEQALLGTTHERKSYRRSPGYLGVVVKAVARDLGLRNAEGGPLHLHPRRLRYSFATRLVDEGASVQEVADALDHTSTDYVLVYFNARSDAVRNLDRALSTLLAPVAQAFLGKVIRNEDEAARAGDPSSRIMHLNKKNKKREGLGSCGEFGFCGLLAPLACYLCRDFQPWMEAPHEHVLDKLIDRRAEKLSEGADPKWTQLYDEHILAVELVIQRCDEMKAQDLAA; this comes from the coding sequence ATGAAAAACTCTGGTCTGATCGATCTTTTTTCCGAATTTCCCGAAGAAGAATTAGAGGACGCTTTGGTGCAGTCTTCTTCTGGAGATGTGATAGATACGTCTGGCGATATTTGGCGCATTGCCACGGATGGTGTTGTATCGTGGACTGAATTTTCGATTGTGGATTATCGCGTAACTCGTGCTCTCAAGGCATTTGTCCGCCATCTTATCCGAAATAACGCCGCAACCTACGTTGTCGGTCAACACAAGTTCATGCGATTATTGGCGAAAGAGCCGATCGCTGGTGAGCTGAACATCGCGGTTTCGCGAGATAGAATGCTCGATCGAGGATTCTTCGAAAGATACAAAGAGTTTGTTCGCGGGCGCGTCAGCGAGGAGAACGTCGGTTTTTACACCGGCGGTTTTGTGCGCTGGTATATTTGGGCCACTGATGCCGGTTTCGACCTTTTCGATCCCGACGTGGCATCTGGGTTTGAGAGCTTGCAGATAGGCGGCAACCCGAGGGGGCGCGCGGTTCTGAGCCATGACATTAATCGCGGACCGCTTCGAGGAGTCGAGATGACCCAGTTGCGGTCTGCCTTGAAGGCGGCCCAGGCCGCTGGCCGGCTCGATCTCGCTGATTTGGTGCTCGTTTGGCTGATGGTCGCTCTTGGGACAAATCCGCGAAACCTCGTGTTACTCGAAGAGCAGGATTACATTCGCACAAAGCTAGAGGACGGCCAGATCGTCCATGAGCTTCGAATACCGCGTATCAAGAAACGCACCGCCGGTGAGCGCGATCAGTTCCGAGTCCGCAGGCTGGTGCCCGAGATCGGTGAACTCGTCGCCAAGCTGATCGCGCGCAATCAAGGCGCACAGCATATTGATGGCGCCATTCGGCCGATCTTTCGTAGGCCTAAGCCCGAGCAGGCGCTGCTGGGAACAACCCATGAGCGCAAATCCTACCGCCGCTCCCCCGGCTATCTGGGCGTCGTCGTGAAAGCAGTCGCTAGAGATCTGGGGCTCCGCAACGCGGAAGGCGGGCCGCTGCACCTTCATCCTCGCCGCCTCAGATATAGCTTCGCTACGCGCCTGGTTGACGAGGGCGCGTCCGTCCAAGAGGTGGCCGACGCTCTCGACCATACGTCAACCGATTACGTATTGGTCTATTTCAATGCTCGGTCGGATGCAGTCCGCAATCTCGATCGTGCCCTCTCGACCCTCCTGGCACCCGTGGCGCAGGCCTTCCTTGGGAAGGTGATCCGCAACGAAGACGAAGCTGCCCGGGCTGGTGATCCCAGCAGTCGCATCATGCATTTGAACAAAAAGAACAAAAAACGCGAAGGGCTCGGAAGCTGCGGCGAGTTTGGCTTTTGCGGTCTGCTAGCCCCCTTGGCATGCTATCTCTGTCGCGATTTCCAGCCATGGATGGAGGCACCACACGAGCACGTTCTCGATAAACTGATCGATCGCCGAGCGGAAAAGCTATCCGAGGGCGCCGATCCGAAATGGACGCAACTTTACGACGAGCACATTTTAGCGGTGGAATTGGTCATCCAACGCTGTGACGAAATGAAAGCTCAGGACCTGGCCGCATGA
- a CDS encoding AAA family ATPase has protein sequence MRIVRTHIENFRGIRLADIHFDGTTVLLGDNNTGKSTVFEAIELAIGADRLSRTQAIDEHDFHGGRYLPQEDQSAPRIVVEVVVAGLDDQHCDRFRNNLEFWRAADCTLIGPGGAIQAAQPGVEPAVRIRFEGAYDFDGDEFSAKTWFAVPRAEDGTPSSECRSSDKREFGFLHLRALRTGSRALSMERGSLLDVILKTYEVRTRMWEGLLDSLRGLDVVGASDPEFGRILTAIQDAMREIVPGEWADAPHLRVSELTREDLRRVLKSFLATGVPGYAAPFQHQGSGTINALVLAMLGLIAERRNGRVIFAMEEPEISLPPHVQQRVVDKVRGLASQALFTSHSPYVIEQFQPEQMTVMRRDATALLTATKVVLPDNLRLKIFRDGFRTRFCEALLARRVLVVEGKTEFVAYSAVARRAAELDPAAHKRLDSLGWVPFDAGGETAVASFAGFFRGLGKTVATIFDRQEPGAAAAIQLACDRAFEQPYAGFEHLLRDEVAPSMQQWFVQWLVQNGEWPAALAAQVPANGSPEAAYSGPFLALFKHKKGDDFLTLFFSQCQVGHFPPTIMGILSQLRAMVEIPPPPVPIPPIPAAPVPPVPGG, from the coding sequence GTGCGTATTGTTCGGACTCACATCGAAAATTTTCGTGGAATTCGTCTTGCCGATATCCACTTTGATGGGACCACCGTCCTCTTGGGCGACAATAACACCGGCAAATCAACGGTGTTTGAAGCGATCGAGCTCGCCATCGGTGCTGATCGATTGTCGCGCACTCAGGCCATCGACGAGCATGATTTCCACGGCGGCCGCTACCTCCCTCAAGAGGATCAATCGGCCCCGAGGATCGTCGTGGAAGTCGTTGTTGCCGGCCTCGACGATCAGCATTGCGACCGCTTTCGGAACAATCTGGAATTCTGGCGCGCCGCCGACTGCACGTTGATCGGCCCGGGTGGCGCAATTCAGGCGGCCCAGCCCGGCGTTGAGCCGGCGGTCCGTATCCGTTTCGAAGGAGCCTACGACTTTGACGGCGACGAGTTCTCCGCGAAGACCTGGTTCGCGGTGCCGCGCGCGGAGGACGGCACACCTTCCAGCGAATGCCGATCAAGCGACAAGCGCGAATTCGGTTTCCTGCATCTTCGCGCCCTGCGCACGGGAAGCCGCGCGCTGTCCATGGAGCGCGGCTCTCTCCTCGACGTGATTCTTAAGACCTACGAGGTCCGGACGCGCATGTGGGAGGGCTTGCTCGACAGTTTGCGCGGCCTCGACGTGGTGGGAGCGAGCGACCCCGAGTTCGGCCGCATCCTGACCGCGATACAGGACGCCATGCGCGAGATCGTACCGGGTGAATGGGCCGATGCGCCGCATCTGCGGGTGTCGGAGCTGACCCGCGAGGATCTTCGGCGCGTGCTGAAGTCCTTTCTGGCGACCGGCGTGCCAGGTTACGCCGCGCCGTTTCAACATCAGGGCTCGGGCACGATCAACGCGCTCGTTCTCGCGATGCTCGGCCTTATCGCCGAGCGGCGGAACGGGCGGGTTATCTTCGCGATGGAGGAGCCAGAGATTTCGCTCCCGCCGCATGTGCAGCAGCGCGTCGTGGACAAGGTTCGCGGTCTTGCCTCGCAAGCGTTGTTCACGTCGCACTCGCCCTATGTGATCGAGCAGTTCCAGCCCGAGCAGATGACGGTCATGCGCCGCGACGCGACGGCGCTCCTGACTGCGACCAAGGTCGTTCTGCCTGACAATCTGCGCCTGAAAATCTTCCGCGACGGTTTTCGTACCCGCTTCTGCGAGGCGCTCCTCGCACGCCGTGTCCTGGTCGTGGAGGGCAAGACCGAGTTCGTCGCTTATAGCGCGGTCGCGCGGCGCGCGGCGGAGCTGGACCCGGCGGCTCACAAACGTCTCGACTCGCTTGGGTGGGTACCGTTCGATGCGGGTGGCGAGACGGCGGTGGCATCTTTCGCCGGCTTCTTCCGGGGATTGGGCAAGACCGTCGCGACAATCTTCGACCGCCAAGAGCCGGGTGCGGCGGCTGCGATCCAGCTAGCTTGCGACCGCGCCTTCGAGCAGCCTTATGCCGGTTTCGAGCATCTACTCCGGGATGAGGTCGCGCCCAGTATGCAGCAATGGTTCGTCCAGTGGCTTGTCCAGAACGGTGAGTGGCCGGCGGCGCTAGCGGCCCAGGTTCCGGCCAATGGATCGCCGGAGGCGGCTTATTCCGGGCCGTTCCTCGCGCTCTTCAAACATAAGAAGGGCGACGACTTTCTGACGCTCTTCTTCAGCCAGTGTCAGGTAGGCCATTTCCCGCCGACCATCATGGGAATCCTCAGCCAGTTGCGCGCGATGGTGGAAATACCGCCGCCGCCCGTCCCGATACCGCCGATCCCGGCGGCGCCTGTTCCGCCGGTACCGGGCGGGTAA
- a CDS encoding UvrD-helicase domain-containing protein, with amino-acid sequence MALVLCDQRRRLLATDGNILVRGGAGSGKTTIALAKACADLEADRLGASGKALFLSFARATIARVAEQATATIPRGLMSRIEINTYHGFAWSILKSHAYLLCARPYVSLLLPAQARDRLAGLTGAARIAEQRRLFDREGLIAFDLFPSLVADLLEAVPLLARAYGGAYPFIIVDEFQDTNADEWRMIATLGRQSPLMALGDPKQRIYDFKGADPRRFDEFIATFQPIPFDFQGENRRSAGTDITLFADAMLTGAFRPQAYAGVTITSYPGQSLRPLKAAVLQAANRLRRNGDWSLAVLVPANMLATMVFEYMWKAEHGLPSYPVELLVAAEGPMLAGAIIALLLEPRDPTVALGPLALEALAAFEVGRSEAASAGAIGKAAKLRKAARAVRERGDAGYGARGIPTDLRQLLVEAEALVLTGDPMTDWRAIRALFAASPRPELQAVAKEARHMRLLRRGAQIEARLAGAWREHGAYREARDLLRAAVVEDQFAATARPHRGVTVMTIHKAKGKEFDEVIVFEGAYSRYLRPGGANEERSARFNLHVAATRARTAVTIMTPARDPCRLLP; translated from the coding sequence GTGGCGCTCGTCCTTTGCGACCAGCGCCGGCGCTTGCTGGCGACAGACGGCAATATCCTCGTGCGGGGCGGCGCGGGGTCGGGAAAGACGACGATCGCGCTGGCGAAGGCCTGTGCGGACCTCGAAGCCGACCGGCTCGGCGCGAGCGGAAAGGCGCTGTTCCTGAGCTTCGCCCGCGCGACGATCGCGCGCGTCGCCGAACAGGCCACGGCCACGATTCCGCGCGGCTTGATGTCGCGGATCGAGATCAACACCTATCACGGGTTTGCCTGGTCGATCCTCAAGAGCCACGCCTATCTGCTGTGTGCTCGGCCATATGTCTCGCTCCTGCTGCCCGCGCAGGCGCGTGATCGCCTCGCCGGCCTAACCGGCGCTGCGCGGATCGCCGAGCAGCGGCGGCTGTTCGATCGGGAAGGCTTGATCGCGTTCGACCTGTTTCCCAGCCTTGTCGCCGACCTTCTAGAGGCCGTGCCTCTACTGGCGCGCGCTTATGGCGGCGCATATCCCTTCATAATCGTCGATGAGTTCCAGGACACGAACGCCGACGAGTGGCGGATGATTGCGACCCTCGGTCGGCAAAGCCCACTTATGGCGCTTGGCGACCCCAAACAGCGGATCTACGACTTCAAGGGCGCCGATCCGCGCCGGTTCGATGAGTTCATAGCCACTTTTCAGCCTATCCCATTTGACTTTCAGGGCGAGAACCGCCGCAGCGCGGGGACAGATATCACCCTGTTCGCGGACGCGATGCTAACGGGCGCATTTCGCCCGCAAGCCTATGCGGGCGTGACCATCACATCATATCCCGGTCAGAGCCTGCGCCCTCTAAAAGCGGCTGTCCTTCAGGCCGCTAATCGCTTGCGCCGTAACGGGGATTGGTCGCTCGCGGTGCTGGTGCCGGCTAACATGCTGGCGACCATGGTTTTCGAATATATGTGGAAAGCCGAGCACGGGCTGCCGAGCTATCCGGTCGAGCTGCTCGTCGCCGCCGAGGGACCGATGCTCGCGGGCGCGATCATCGCTTTGCTGCTCGAACCGCGCGATCCAACGGTTGCGCTGGGGCCGCTTGCCTTGGAGGCACTGGCGGCGTTTGAAGTGGGACGCAGCGAGGCGGCGTCCGCTGGCGCGATCGGAAAGGCCGCCAAGCTGCGCAAGGCCGCGAGGGCCGTCCGAGAGCGCGGCGACGCGGGCTATGGTGCGCGGGGTATTCCGACTGATCTCCGGCAATTGCTGGTCGAGGCCGAAGCGCTTGTGCTGACGGGCGATCCGATGACGGACTGGCGCGCGATTCGCGCGCTGTTCGCGGCGAGCCCACGCCCCGAATTGCAAGCGGTCGCCAAGGAGGCCCGCCACATGCGACTGCTGCGTCGCGGCGCGCAGATCGAGGCGCGACTGGCCGGTGCGTGGCGCGAGCATGGCGCCTATCGCGAGGCACGCGACCTGCTGCGCGCGGCGGTCGTCGAGGATCAGTTCGCCGCGACAGCGAGGCCGCATCGCGGCGTGACGGTCATGACGATCCACAAGGCGAAGGGGAAGGAATTTGATGAGGTGATTGTCTTCGAAGGCGCCTACTCGCGCTACCTTCGCCCGGGCGGCGCGAACGAGGAACGGTCCGCTCGGTTCAACCTTCATGTGGCCGCGACCCGCGCCCGGACCGCCGTAACGATCATGACGCCCGCGCGTGATCCTTGCCGTCTCTTGCCGTGA